One genomic region from Candidatus Palauibacter australiensis encodes:
- a CDS encoding DUF4342 domain-containing protein, whose protein sequence is MTEEHRVPGENLVRKIKEIIREGNVRRISIRNEDGKELIEVPLSIGVVGTLMLPAWAAIGAIAALVTNCSIVVEREEPEGETNSAPVPADDEDGR, encoded by the coding sequence ATGACCGAGGAACACCGAGTGCCGGGCGAGAACCTCGTGCGGAAGATCAAGGAGATCATCCGGGAGGGGAACGTGCGCCGCATCTCGATCCGGAACGAAGACGGGAAGGAACTCATCGAGGTGCCGCTCTCCATCGGCGTCGTGGGGACGCTGATGCTGCCCGCGTGGGCGGCGATCGGCGCCATCGCCGCCCTCGTCACGAACTGCTCGATCGTCGTGGAGCGCGAAGAACCCGAAGGAGAAACGAACTCCGCCCCGGTGCCCGCCGATGACGAGGATGGCCGATAG
- a CDS encoding TonB-dependent receptor, with amino-acid sequence MAAAVAVGIRRRLTASAALVFFYMRAVLASFYARAALASFYASAPLAAQAQDAIVRGRVLDAETGAPLAGATVLIRDTPLRATTRTDGGFAIPSPADGTYTLIVVADGFRASEREIEPETSGELSILLERRMFDVPELTVTASRSAARPGEAPVSVAVMSGDELGNRDIVTLDEALPFAQGVIFNSGQMDIRGATGLARGVGSRVLMLLDGHRVLSGVGASIDFSGLPVLDVDQIEIVKGPHSTLWGTNALGGVVNVITKRPPAEPETIVRGYVGLFDTPARHSFTDERLSREGLALQHSRRIGDVGTTLYLAREESDGFRQNGALERWRMRLKTVFPAESANPWEIFVNWTRKEEEEFFTWLSPDRPLEVDPAELGDWIRSDDLVFGMTANPIVTPKHRVQVRPHIYHARNQNHFHDNEDFHRSTRLGTDVQWSLFPNRSHALTIGAEGAFTGVTSNFLEPSPDVTDLALFAQDEITFSDRVRGSVGLRLDYHNASAAKEDRFLNPKLGIVYEASDRLSLRGSLSRGYRAPSVSEQFTSTTQFGFRVIPNLELRGESAWAREVGATVHVSDRVWLDAGLFWSDYTDLIEPSPAPNNVFVFQFRNVAEAMVRGVDAGLRIGVIPTRLDLNANYTFLDTRDDRTGRALPYRSRHNFTATATGWRGAVAIDFRHRSRVEQVLAFPLDERSAINLVDLRVRGQILGTRVQAKIENVFQTTYVDVQERSPGPTRSFRLTVTPRF; translated from the coding sequence TTGGCAGCGGCAGTAGCGGTCGGGATCCGACGACGTCTCACGGCAAGCGCCGCGCTCGTCTTCTTCTACATGCGCGCGGTGCTCGCCTCCTTCTACGCGCGGGCGGCGCTCGCCTCCTTCTACGCGAGCGCACCGCTCGCTGCCCAGGCCCAGGACGCCATCGTGCGCGGCCGCGTCCTGGACGCGGAGACGGGCGCACCGCTGGCCGGGGCCACCGTGCTCATCCGCGACACCCCGCTGAGGGCGACGACGCGGACCGATGGCGGTTTCGCGATCCCGTCACCGGCTGATGGCACTTATACGCTGATCGTGGTCGCGGATGGCTTTCGCGCCTCCGAACGTGAGATCGAGCCCGAGACGTCCGGAGAACTCAGCATCCTGCTCGAGCGCCGGATGTTCGACGTTCCCGAGTTGACCGTGACGGCGAGCCGCTCCGCCGCCCGCCCCGGCGAAGCCCCGGTGAGCGTCGCCGTGATGAGCGGCGACGAACTCGGCAACCGCGACATCGTGACCCTCGACGAGGCCCTTCCGTTCGCGCAGGGCGTGATCTTCAATTCCGGCCAAATGGACATCCGGGGGGCCACCGGCCTGGCGCGGGGCGTCGGCAGCCGGGTTCTCATGCTCCTCGATGGCCACCGCGTGCTCTCCGGCGTGGGGGCGTCGATCGATTTCAGCGGTCTGCCCGTGCTGGACGTGGACCAGATCGAGATCGTGAAGGGTCCGCACTCCACGCTGTGGGGGACGAACGCGCTGGGCGGCGTCGTGAACGTGATCACGAAACGCCCGCCGGCGGAGCCCGAGACCATCGTCCGCGGCTACGTGGGACTCTTCGACACGCCGGCCCGCCATTCGTTCACGGACGAGCGCCTGAGCAGGGAAGGGCTTGCCCTCCAACATTCGCGCCGCATCGGCGATGTCGGTACCACCCTCTACCTGGCCCGGGAGGAATCGGACGGGTTCCGGCAGAACGGCGCGCTGGAGCGCTGGCGGATGCGGCTCAAGACCGTCTTCCCGGCGGAGTCCGCCAATCCGTGGGAGATCTTCGTCAACTGGACGCGGAAGGAAGAGGAGGAGTTCTTCACCTGGCTGTCGCCGGACCGGCCGCTGGAGGTCGACCCGGCCGAACTCGGCGACTGGATTCGCTCGGACGACCTCGTCTTCGGCATGACGGCCAATCCGATCGTCACGCCGAAACACCGCGTGCAGGTGCGCCCGCACATCTACCACGCGCGGAACCAGAACCATTTCCACGACAACGAGGACTTCCACCGCTCGACGCGCCTCGGCACCGATGTCCAGTGGTCTCTCTTCCCCAACCGCTCGCACGCGCTGACGATCGGGGCGGAAGGCGCTTTCACCGGCGTGACCTCGAATTTCCTGGAGCCATCGCCCGACGTGACGGACCTCGCGCTGTTCGCTCAGGATGAGATCACGTTCTCGGACCGGGTTCGCGGCTCGGTGGGCCTGCGACTCGACTACCACAACGCCTCGGCGGCGAAGGAGGACCGCTTCCTCAATCCGAAACTCGGGATCGTCTACGAGGCGAGCGACCGGTTGAGCCTACGAGGGTCCCTCAGCCGCGGATACCGGGCGCCGAGCGTGTCCGAGCAGTTCACGTCGACGACGCAGTTCGGCTTTCGAGTCATCCCCAATCTCGAACTGCGGGGAGAATCCGCCTGGGCTCGAGAGGTTGGGGCGACCGTGCACGTGAGCGATCGCGTCTGGCTGGACGCCGGACTCTTCTGGAGCGACTACACCGACCTCATCGAGCCGTCGCCAGCGCCCAACAACGTGTTCGTGTTTCAGTTCCGCAACGTCGCGGAAGCCATGGTGCGGGGCGTCGACGCGGGCCTGCGGATCGGCGTGATCCCGACCCGTCTGGACCTCAACGCGAACTACACCTTCCTCGACACGAGGGACGACCGGACCGGGCGCGCGCTCCCCTATCGTTCGCGCCACAACTTCACCGCGACCGCCACCGGCTGGAGGGGCGCCGTCGCCATCGACTTCCGCCACCGGAGCCGCGTGGAGCAGGTGCTCGCCTTCCCGCTCGACGAGCGCAGCGCCATCAACCTCGTCGACCTGCGCGTGCGCGGCCAGATTCTGGGGACCCGCGTGCAGGCGAAGATCGAGAACGTGTTCCAGACGACCTACGTGGACGTGCAGGAACGGAGTCCGGGACCCACGCGGAGCTTCCGCCTGACCGTAACTCCCCGCTTCTAG
- a CDS encoding ImmA/IrrE family metallo-endopeptidase codes for MALRRGFKAEAERLAKDLWSEMSLTPNDGMDAVKLAEHLHCIVRPADALVDIGKLEELRRIQRDAFFACTFKLPGNRYAIVFNPLMSDTRRNSDIAHEVAHIVLGHNFSRLERLGSIAFLSGEKQQEEEAAWLSGCLLLPRFALIHDLRQGKTPATIARNRILSKDMVEYRIRVTGVTRQLAAERRRRVS; via the coding sequence ATGGCTCTCCGCCGTGGCTTCAAGGCTGAGGCCGAGCGCCTCGCGAAGGACCTCTGGAGCGAAATGAGCCTCACGCCCAACGACGGGATGGATGCTGTGAAGCTGGCCGAACACCTGCACTGCATCGTGCGGCCGGCGGACGCTCTGGTCGACATCGGGAAGCTGGAGGAACTCCGTCGCATCCAGCGCGACGCTTTCTTTGCCTGCACGTTCAAGCTGCCCGGCAATCGCTACGCCATCGTCTTCAATCCGCTGATGTCGGACACGAGGCGAAACAGCGACATTGCTCATGAGGTGGCCCATATCGTGCTCGGCCACAACTTCTCGCGTCTCGAACGTCTTGGGAGCATCGCCTTCCTCTCCGGCGAAAAGCAGCAGGAAGAGGAGGCAGCATGGCTCTCCGGATGCCTCCTCCTGCCGCGCTTCGCCCTGATTCACGACCTGAGGCAGGGAAAGACGCCCGCGACGATCGCAAGAAATCGGATTCTGAGCAAGGACATGGTGGAATATCGTATCCGTGTCACCGGAGTCACGAGACAGCTTGCCGCCGAACGCCGTAGGCGTGTGTCCTGA
- a CDS encoding PQQ-dependent dehydrogenase, methanol/ethanol family encodes MTRGNPGARALAGALLASCALAACEPSPPRDVAGAVNRDRLLATDTVPAEWLTSGRDFGETRYSPLGRIHVMNAAAVGLAWEYPWRSHVGSVHWGLEATPVVVDGVMYSPGPWGSVAALDAATGEPVWRYDPSVDPSTTRKGCCGPVNRGLEVWEGRVYIGTFDGWLVALDAATGEEVWRVDTFIDRSLSYTSTGSPQIAGDVVVLGNAGGDFGVRGYITAYDLETGEEAWRFFTVPGDPAEGFEHPEMEAAAATWDPDSAWEGGLGGTVWGEMAYDPALDLLYVGTGNAYPYPIWHRSPSGGDNLYLVSILAIDPKTGRLAWHYQTVPGEIWDYTATQNLILSTVTIDGRPRDVLMQAPKNGFFYVLDRATGELLRAENFVTVNWAQGIDLETGRPIPNPAADYRDEPRVVFPSSAGGHNWQPMSFNPETGIAYIPAREQAMLWRSLDAFDHRPEVAYEGFAASWPPFPEEFAHLAEGLPDIGPNEFLLAWDPVAGRELWRVPRGSMWNGGTLVTGGNLVIQGTAVGTLDFHQADTGARIHSIHLGTGVMAGPMTYEVDGVQYIAVMAGYGGPRGAAYPLGSAAYDYDSAGRLLVFRLDGREVPLPPAQIVPTTPEPPDLALDAARVQRGADLFGVHCGICHRASDEHLSAYPDLRRMDGGAWESFDAVVLGGALAANGMAGFGDLLSLEDATAIRHYLTSEQRRLWEAESAAGPAPDGR; translated from the coding sequence GTGACCCGCGGCAATCCGGGCGCCCGCGCGCTGGCCGGGGCGCTTCTCGCCTCCTGCGCGCTGGCGGCCTGCGAACCGTCCCCGCCCCGCGACGTGGCCGGCGCCGTCAACCGGGACCGCCTGCTGGCGACGGACACGGTCCCGGCGGAGTGGCTGACCTCCGGCCGGGATTTCGGGGAAACGCGGTATTCGCCGCTCGGGCGCATCCACGTCATGAACGCGGCCGCCGTGGGTCTCGCCTGGGAGTACCCGTGGCGGTCCCACGTCGGCTCCGTCCATTGGGGGCTCGAGGCCACTCCCGTGGTCGTCGACGGCGTGATGTACTCGCCCGGTCCCTGGGGAAGCGTCGCGGCACTCGACGCGGCGACGGGGGAACCGGTCTGGCGCTACGACCCGTCGGTCGACCCGAGCACCACGCGCAAGGGGTGCTGCGGCCCCGTCAACCGCGGACTCGAGGTGTGGGAGGGGCGCGTCTACATCGGCACCTTCGACGGATGGCTGGTGGCGCTCGACGCGGCGACGGGCGAGGAGGTCTGGCGCGTCGACACGTTCATCGACCGGTCCCTCTCCTACACGAGCACCGGCTCGCCGCAGATCGCCGGCGACGTCGTCGTCCTCGGCAACGCCGGCGGCGACTTCGGCGTGCGCGGCTACATCACGGCGTACGACCTCGAAACCGGCGAGGAGGCGTGGCGCTTCTTCACCGTTCCCGGCGATCCGGCGGAGGGCTTCGAGCACCCGGAGATGGAGGCGGCCGCCGCCACGTGGGACCCGGACTCGGCCTGGGAAGGCGGACTCGGGGGCACCGTCTGGGGGGAGATGGCCTACGACCCCGCCCTCGATCTCCTCTACGTCGGGACGGGGAACGCCTACCCCTATCCGATCTGGCACCGGAGCCCGTCGGGGGGCGACAACCTCTACCTCGTCTCCATCCTCGCCATCGACCCGAAGACGGGCCGCCTCGCCTGGCACTACCAGACGGTGCCGGGCGAGATCTGGGACTACACCGCGACGCAGAACCTCATCCTGAGCACGGTCACGATCGACGGCCGCCCGCGCGACGTCCTGATGCAGGCCCCCAAGAACGGCTTCTTCTACGTGCTAGACCGCGCCACGGGCGAACTGCTGCGGGCGGAGAACTTCGTCACCGTCAACTGGGCACAGGGGATCGATCTCGAGACGGGGCGGCCGATCCCGAACCCCGCCGCTGACTATCGCGACGAACCGCGCGTCGTCTTCCCCTCCTCCGCGGGCGGCCACAACTGGCAGCCGATGTCCTTCAACCCCGAGACGGGCATCGCCTACATCCCCGCCCGCGAACAGGCCATGCTGTGGCGTTCGCTGGACGCGTTCGATCATCGCCCGGAGGTCGCGTACGAAGGCTTCGCGGCCTCCTGGCCTCCGTTCCCGGAGGAGTTCGCGCACCTCGCCGAAGGTCTCCCCGATATCGGCCCCAACGAGTTTCTCCTCGCGTGGGACCCCGTCGCGGGACGCGAATTGTGGCGGGTGCCGCGCGGCAGCATGTGGAACGGGGGCACGCTGGTGACGGGCGGAAACCTCGTCATTCAGGGGACGGCGGTGGGCACGCTCGACTTCCACCAGGCCGATACCGGCGCGCGCATCCACAGCATCCATCTCGGCACCGGCGTGATGGCGGGGCCCATGACGTACGAGGTGGACGGCGTGCAGTACATCGCGGTCATGGCGGGCTACGGGGGGCCGAGGGGCGCCGCCTATCCGCTCGGCTCGGCGGCGTACGACTACGACAGCGCGGGGCGGCTGCTCGTCTTCAGGCTCGATGGCCGGGAGGTGCCGCTACCGCCCGCGCAGATCGTGCCGACCACGCCGGAACCGCCGGATCTCGCGCTCGACGCGGCCAGGGTCCAGCGCGGGGCGGACCTTTTCGGGGTCCACTGCGGCATCTGTCACCGGGCCTCGGACGAACACCTCTCCGCCTATCCCGACCTGCGCCGCATGGATGGCGGCGCGTGGGAGAGCTTCGACGCCGTGGTGCTCGGCGGCGCGCTCGCCGCGAACGGCATGGCCGGCTTCGGCGACCTCCTCTCGCTGGAGGATGCGACCGCGATCCGGCACTACCTCACGAGCGAGCAGCGGCGCCTGTGGGAAGCGGAGTCGGCCGCCGGTCCCGCCCCCGACGGCCGCTGA